Proteins found in one Hevea brasiliensis isolate MT/VB/25A 57/8 chromosome 18, ASM3005281v1, whole genome shotgun sequence genomic segment:
- the LOC110669397 gene encoding LOW QUALITY PROTEIN: cysteine-rich receptor-like protein kinase 42 (The sequence of the model RefSeq protein was modified relative to this genomic sequence to represent the inferred CDS: deleted 2 bases in 1 codon), which produces MYSLTVNYPVLYRTCLFSFFICSFFSLSLSDPRITQSGLFCGNSTRLRDLVPAFVKEMEALSQLINNTHFATYHLNNSSVPIYALTQCHGDLSQTDCLLCYAASRTKIPRCLPSVSARIYLDGCFLRYDKYDFFQEAVSLSLDTFKCSQENFSGSGDENGKLKFDSSVGYAVANVTSKAVENGGFAVTGIDGVYALAQCWESVGKNGCVECLEKAVKEVKGCLPSKEGIGMNAGCYLRYSTDKFFSHEGELGDAHGLSGVAIAIALAATALLMLSLLAAYAGYRKLLKEKEERINLKKVSISFNKSGLNFKYETLEKVTDYFNPSRKIGQGGAGSVFVGTLPDGQTVAVKRLIFNTRQWVDEFFNEVNLISGIQHKNLVKFLGCSIEGPESLLVYEYVPNKSLDQFIFGNNKTRTLNWKERFNVIVGTAEGLAYLHGGCQERIIHRDIKSSNILLDENLTPKIADFGLVRCFGADKTHLSTGIAGTIGYMAPEYLIRGQLTEKADVYSFGVLVLEIVMGRRCNGLIDYSRSLLQTVWRLYRSNRLDEAVDPCLRDDFPVQEASKVLQIGLLCTQASGALRPSMAEVVGMLNSSDCVIPLPNQPPFMNATLLEPESSRRSYSANSYVSNAATKVEVYSYTSSESSSMNSSYRPSRSEMKTEINPN; this is translated from the exons ATGTATTCTTTAACTGTGAACTACCCAGTACTATATAGAACATGCCTCTTCTCTTTCTTTATCTGCTCgttcttctctctctccctctccgatCCTCGAATCACCCAATCCGGCCTCTTTTGCGGCAACTCAACACGTCTCAGGGACCTTGTCCCTGCTTTTGTTAAGGAAATGGAAGCTCTTTCGCAGCTCATAAACAATACCCACTTTGCTACTTACCACCTCAACAACTCCTCTGTTCCTATCTACGCTTTAACCCAGTGCCACGGAGACCTCTCGCAGACTGATTGCCTCCTCTGCTACGCCGCCTCTCGCACCAAGATCCCCCGTTGCCTTCCCTCCGTCTCTGCTCGCATTTATCTTGATGGGTGCTTTCTTCGTTATGATAAATATGATTTCTTTCAGGAGGCTGTGTCCCTTTCTCTTGATACTTTCAAATGTAGCCAGGAAAATTTTTCTGGTTCTGGTGATGAGAATGGGAAGTTGAAGTTTGATTCGAGTGTTGGGTATGCGGTTGCTAATGTGACTAGTAAAGCTGTGGAGAATGGTGGGTTCGCTGTGACGGGGATTGATGGTGTTTATGCTTTGGCTCAGTGTTGGGAGAGTGTCGGGAAAAATGGGTGTGTGGAGTGTTTGGAGAAGGCAGTAAAGGAGGTTAAAGGGTGCTTGCCAAGCAAGGAAGGCATAGGGATGAATGCTGGCTGCTATTTGAGATACTCCACGGACAAGTTCTTTAGTCATGAAGGAGAACTAGGGGATGCTCACG GATTGTCAGGAGTTGCCATTGCTATTGCTTTAGCAGCAACTGCACTCCTCATGCTGTCTCTCCTTGCAGCTTATGCTGGCTATAGAAAATTATTGAAGGAAAAAGAAG AACGTATCAATCTCAAAAAAGTTTCAATCAGTTTCAACAAATCAGGGTTGAATTTCAAGTATGAGACCCTGGAAAAGGTGACAGATTATTTCAATCCGTCAAGGAAAATAGGCCAAGGAGGAGCTGGTTCTGTATTTGTAGGGACTCTTCCAGATGGGCAGACTGTTGCAGTTAAAAGATTGATTTTCAATACAAGACAATGGGTGGATGAGTTCTTCAATGAGGTAAACTTAATCAGTGGAATTCAACACAAGAACCTTGTGAAGTTTTTGGGATGTAGCATTGAAGGTCCCGAGAGCCTTCTGGTTTATGAATATGTCCCTAACAAGAGCCTCGATCAGTTCATCTTCG GAAACAATAAAACCAGAACTCTAAATTGGAAGGAGCGGTTCAATGTAATTGTTGGAACGGCTGAGGGGCTTGCATATCTTCATGGAGGTTGTCAAGAGAGAATAATCCACAGGGACATTAAAAGCAGTAATATTCTTCTTGATGAGAATCTCACTCCAAAGATTGCAGATTTTGGACTTGTTCGGTGTTTTGGTGCTGATAAGACTCATCTTAGCACTGGAATTGCAGGAACAAT AGGATATATGGCTCCAGAGTATCTGATACGAGGGCAGCTAACTGAGAAGGCTGATGTTTACAGTTTTGGAGTACTGGTTCTTGAAATCGTAATGGGCAGAAGGTGTAATGGGTTGATAGACTACTCCAGATCACTTCTGCAAACA GTATGGCGACTTTACAGATCAAATAGATTGGATGAAGCTGTTGATCCTTGCCTGAGAGATGATTTTCCAGTACAGGAGGCTTCCAAGGTGCTTCAAATTGGCCTTTTATGCACACAAGCTTCAGGTGCCTTAAGACCATCGATGGCAGAAGTGGTGGGGATGCTAAATAGTAGTGATTGTGTAATTCCTCTCCCAAATCAACCTCCTTTTATGAATGCGACTCTGCTAGAACCTGAGAGCTCCAGAAGGTCTTACAGCGCAAATAGTTATGTATCAAATGCAGCCACAAAAGTTGAAGTTTATTCCTACACTTCCTCGGAGTCCTCTAGCATGAATAGTTCATATAGGCCATCAAGAAGTGAA ATGAAGACAGAAATAAACCCCAACTAG